The Nocardioides panzhihuensis genome has a segment encoding these proteins:
- a CDS encoding FecCD family ABC transporter permease: protein MSITAPAEPTRPVDVVRKARRGPRRHHAYVVGVLAALLFGAFVARVLLGNYIITVPDFFRILGGAEIPGATFLLMSEKLPRAILGVLVGVAFGAAGAVFQGTLRNPLASPDIVGVSLGASASAVFAIVVLDMEGLALSIAAIVGAIAIAVAVRLVAGSDGSYRLVLVGVTAAAAMTAVVHYLFTRANEFDALLVLRWLTGALNGVTWPTIWILLGFLVVLVPALIWTARSAQILQLGPDVATGLGVSRRRTDLLLLLAVLLTALGVAAAGPVAFVAFVAGPISRALNGGRTTLVGAALVGAIVMVAGDYIADYAVPGVSFPVGVVTGAFGAPFLLWLLAAGRAGRR from the coding sequence GTGAGCATCACCGCACCTGCCGAACCCACGCGGCCCGTCGACGTCGTACGCAAAGCCCGGCGGGGGCCGCGGCGGCACCATGCCTACGTCGTCGGTGTCCTGGCGGCGCTGCTGTTCGGGGCCTTCGTCGCCCGGGTGCTGCTCGGCAACTACATCATCACCGTGCCCGACTTCTTCCGGATCCTCGGCGGGGCCGAGATCCCCGGAGCCACCTTCCTGCTGATGTCGGAGAAGCTCCCGAGGGCGATCCTCGGGGTGCTGGTCGGAGTCGCGTTCGGTGCTGCCGGCGCGGTCTTCCAGGGCACCCTGCGCAACCCGCTGGCCAGCCCCGACATCGTCGGAGTCTCGCTCGGCGCCAGCGCGTCGGCGGTCTTCGCGATCGTGGTGCTCGACATGGAGGGCCTGGCCCTGAGCATCGCCGCGATCGTGGGCGCGATCGCGATCGCGGTGGCGGTCCGGCTCGTCGCCGGCTCCGACGGCAGCTACCGGCTCGTGCTCGTCGGGGTCACCGCGGCGGCCGCGATGACCGCGGTCGTCCACTACCTCTTCACCCGTGCCAACGAGTTCGACGCGCTGCTCGTGCTGCGGTGGCTCACCGGTGCGCTCAACGGCGTCACCTGGCCCACCATCTGGATCCTGCTCGGCTTCCTCGTCGTGCTCGTCCCGGCGCTGATCTGGACCGCCCGCTCCGCGCAGATCCTCCAGCTCGGCCCGGACGTGGCCACCGGCCTGGGCGTCAGCCGGCGGCGTACGGACCTGCTGCTCCTGCTCGCGGTCCTGCTCACCGCTCTCGGCGTCGCCGCAGCCGGGCCGGTCGCCTTCGTCGCGTTCGTGGCCGGACCGATCTCGCGGGCGCTCAACGGCGGGCGTACGACGCTGGTCGGCGCTGCGCTGGTCGGCGCCATCGTGATGGTGGCGGGCGACTACATAGCCGACTATGCGGTTCCAGGCGTCTCCTTCCCGGTAGGCGTCGTCACCGGTGCGTTCGGGGCGCCGTTCCTGTTGTGGTTGCTCGCCGCTGGGCGGGCTGGAAGGCGATGA
- a CDS encoding FecCD family ABC transporter permease — translation MTTPTPLAPVAPAAPAAAVVRGRRLPGIGLILGALILAAVVSILLGAEWVPPSALLDDGSFGHAILENRIARTATAFAVGGALALGGACLQGLTRNPLADPGLLGLNAGAAFAVVVALVYVGATGLNSLLWAAFIGSALAAILVHGIAAIGRDGATPAKLVLAGAALTAALTSWTSGILLIDHKGLEVFRQWQVGTIGSDWGDLAICAPFLVVGALMALLSAPVLNALALGDDLAKGLGRRTGLDRVVVGLAVVLLCGTATALVGPVAFVGLVVPHAVRALVGPSYALVLPLSIAAGAALTAIADALGRVVLPPTEVQVGIMTAVVGVPAFVWFLRRGRMAGL, via the coding sequence TTGACCACCCCCACGCCTCTCGCCCCGGTCGCCCCGGCAGCGCCTGCTGCCGCGGTCGTCCGGGGCCGGCGACTTCCCGGGATCGGCCTGATCCTGGGAGCGTTGATCCTCGCCGCGGTCGTCTCGATCCTGCTCGGCGCCGAATGGGTGCCACCCAGCGCACTGCTCGACGACGGCAGCTTCGGGCACGCGATCTTGGAGAATCGGATCGCCCGCACGGCGACCGCCTTCGCGGTCGGCGGCGCGCTCGCGCTCGGCGGGGCCTGCCTGCAGGGGTTGACCCGCAACCCGCTGGCCGACCCCGGCCTGCTCGGGCTCAACGCCGGCGCGGCCTTCGCGGTCGTGGTGGCGCTCGTGTACGTCGGGGCCACCGGCCTGAACTCGCTGCTGTGGGCCGCCTTCATCGGTTCGGCACTGGCCGCGATCCTCGTGCACGGCATCGCCGCGATCGGCCGCGACGGCGCCACCCCCGCCAAGCTGGTGCTGGCCGGTGCCGCGCTGACCGCGGCGCTGACCAGCTGGACCAGCGGCATCCTGCTGATCGACCACAAAGGGCTGGAGGTCTTCCGGCAGTGGCAGGTCGGCACCATCGGCAGCGACTGGGGCGACCTCGCGATCTGTGCGCCGTTCCTCGTCGTGGGGGCCCTGATGGCCCTGCTGAGCGCCCCGGTCCTGAACGCGCTCGCGCTCGGTGACGACCTCGCCAAAGGTCTCGGCCGCCGCACCGGCCTGGACCGCGTGGTCGTCGGCCTCGCGGTGGTCCTGCTCTGTGGCACCGCCACCGCTCTGGTCGGCCCGGTCGCCTTCGTCGGCCTGGTCGTCCCGCACGCCGTACGCGCCCTGGTCGGTCCCAGCTACGCCCTGGTGCTGCCGCTCTCGATCGCCGCCGGCGCCGCGCTGACCGCCATCGCCGACGCGCTCGGCCGGGTGGTGCTGCCGCCCACCGAGGTGCAGGTCGGCATCATGACCGCGGTGGTCGGCGTACCGGCATTCGTCTGGTTCCTGCGACGTGGGCGGATGGCGGGCCTGTGA
- a CDS encoding ABC transporter substrate-binding protein: MIRRSVLIVASVVLAATGLAACSTGATDSADSSADSASKADSGAFPVTVEHAYGSTEITEEPTKVATIGWSDHDVTLSLGVVPVAAQAITWGGNDQQSTDWFDAELKEVGGKQPVRYNADTSIPFTEISKATPDLILATNSGISKQDYKKLSEIAPTVAFPGDPWLTSWQDSLEMVGKATGRVTLSEEVKKETEDAIAQAQKDHPQIVGAEYLVTGVQDNSKLGTIGLYGAGDARPQMLTQLGMKLAPVADELVPAGQFYTDVSAEKAPQLESEVLINLGYTEGSFEALQQDKLLSQIPAIKSGHYLDITDQPLSLTFSAASTLSIPYFIDELVPSIAEAVDGGKVNVTAEK; the protein is encoded by the coding sequence GTGATCCGTCGATCCGTACTCATCGTAGCGAGCGTCGTACTCGCTGCTACCGGCCTGGCTGCGTGCAGCACAGGCGCGACCGACTCCGCGGACAGCTCCGCGGACTCCGCATCGAAGGCCGACTCGGGCGCCTTCCCCGTCACTGTCGAGCATGCCTACGGCAGCACCGAGATCACCGAGGAGCCGACCAAGGTCGCCACCATCGGCTGGTCCGACCACGACGTCACGCTGTCGCTGGGCGTCGTCCCGGTCGCCGCTCAGGCGATCACCTGGGGCGGCAACGACCAGCAGTCGACCGACTGGTTCGACGCCGAGCTGAAGGAGGTCGGCGGCAAGCAGCCGGTGCGCTACAACGCCGACACCAGCATCCCCTTCACCGAGATCAGCAAGGCGACCCCTGACCTGATCCTGGCGACCAACTCGGGCATCTCCAAGCAGGACTACAAGAAGCTCAGCGAGATCGCCCCGACCGTCGCCTTCCCCGGCGACCCGTGGCTGACCTCCTGGCAGGACTCCCTGGAGATGGTCGGCAAGGCCACCGGCCGGGTCACCCTGTCCGAGGAGGTCAAGAAGGAGACCGAGGACGCGATCGCGCAGGCCCAGAAGGACCACCCGCAGATCGTCGGCGCCGAATACCTGGTCACCGGTGTCCAGGACAACTCCAAGCTCGGCACCATCGGTCTGTACGGCGCCGGCGACGCCCGCCCGCAGATGCTGACCCAGCTCGGCATGAAGCTCGCTCCGGTCGCCGACGAGCTCGTCCCGGCCGGCCAGTTCTACACCGACGTCTCCGCCGAGAAGGCTCCCCAGCTGGAGTCGGAGGTGCTGATCAACCTCGGCTACACCGAGGGCAGCTTCGAGGCCCTGCAGCAGGACAAGCTGCTCAGCCAGATCCCGGCGATCAAGAGCGGCCACTACCTCGACATCACCGACCAGCCGCTGTCTCTGACCTTCTCCGCCGCGAGCACCCTGTCGATCCCCTACTTCATCGACGAGCTCGTCCCCTCGATCGCCGAGGCGGTCGACGGCGGGAAGGTCAACGTCACCGCGGAGAAGTGA
- a CDS encoding DNA-3-methyladenine glycosylase I encodes MSETPFLAPDGQTRCAWAGGAPEFLAYHDTEWGFPTGGDVRLFEKICLEGFQSGLSWRTILNKRPAFREVFEGFDYHLVAEFDDGDVERLLQDARIIRHRGKIEATINNARRAVELVEEHGSLAAYVWGFEPEPLAVPEVVATSAASIALSKDLKKRGWKFVGPTTMYAFMQSMGIINDHSLDCVTRERVEAERAAFVRP; translated from the coding sequence ATGAGTGAGACACCGTTCCTGGCCCCTGACGGTCAGACGCGTTGTGCGTGGGCCGGAGGAGCGCCGGAGTTCCTGGCGTACCACGACACCGAGTGGGGCTTTCCGACCGGCGGTGACGTCCGGCTCTTCGAGAAGATCTGTCTGGAGGGGTTCCAGAGCGGGCTGTCGTGGCGCACGATCCTCAACAAGCGCCCCGCGTTCCGTGAGGTCTTCGAGGGGTTCGACTACCACCTGGTGGCCGAGTTCGACGACGGTGACGTGGAGCGACTCCTGCAGGACGCCAGGATCATCCGTCATCGCGGGAAGATCGAGGCCACGATCAACAACGCCCGGCGCGCGGTCGAGCTCGTCGAGGAGCACGGGTCGCTGGCTGCGTACGTCTGGGGTTTCGAGCCCGAGCCGCTGGCGGTGCCGGAGGTGGTCGCGACCTCGGCTGCGTCCATCGCTCTCTCCAAGGACCTCAAGAAGCGCGGCTGGAAGTTCGTCGGGCCGACGACGATGTACGCGTTCATGCAGTCGATGGGGATCATCAACGACCACTCGCTCGACTGTGTGACTCGGGAACGGGTCGAGGCAGAGAGGGCGGCGTTCGTCAGGCCCTGA
- a CDS encoding DNA-binding protein, with the protein MSVEENIRRQRELYGEPLGELVRRATAPLGLTQATTAKVLGLSPAMLSHLMTGQRVKIANPIALGRLHALIDLGAGAGDLTTSQINERLDEIRELSSELTTGSRAATVEGGAAVRGVLRAVASGRELQQAADALRDVAPGLAEVLEVYGSGTDEDVRAHFASIRHLL; encoded by the coding sequence ATGAGTGTCGAGGAGAACATCCGACGGCAGCGCGAGCTGTACGGCGAGCCGCTGGGCGAGCTGGTGCGACGTGCGACCGCTCCGTTGGGTCTCACTCAGGCGACGACCGCCAAGGTCCTCGGGCTGAGCCCGGCGATGCTGTCGCACCTGATGACCGGGCAGCGGGTCAAGATCGCCAACCCGATCGCGCTGGGGCGTTTGCATGCGCTGATCGACCTCGGGGCCGGTGCCGGTGACCTCACCACCTCCCAGATCAACGAGCGGCTCGACGAGATCCGTGAGCTGTCCTCGGAGCTGACCACCGGCTCTCGGGCTGCGACCGTCGAGGGAGGCGCGGCGGTGCGTGGCGTGCTGCGCGCGGTGGCCTCCGGGCGCGAGCTGCAGCAGGCGGCTGACGCGCTGCGCGACGTCGCGCCGGGGCTGGCCGAGGTGCTCGAGGTCTACGGCTCCGGGACCGACGAGGACGTCCGGGCTCACTTCGCCTCGATCCGCCACCTGCTGTGA
- a CDS encoding vWA domain-containing protein translates to MRNRLAITSGLAGALVLAVVGTGTAPAAAEEQQQGTYGRMMLVLDSSGSMKEPAGGGTTKIQAAKQALDTVIDDLPESADVGMRVFGAKVFGRKQKGACQDTQLVVEPGTGNRDDLRSAVSGYKPYGETPIPIALERAAEDIGAEGKRSIVLVSDGESTCGDPCPAAQALADKGIDLQIDVVGLSVSGKARKQLECIAEKGNGTYYDADDAEGIGESISGASQRALRPFEFTGTPVKGTPDAADAPTVKTGQYLDTIQTRGARYYRFERTAPGTTVHFGLIFEGESEDLVSNLNAQMSVENESGDLTQCRRAVVQSTTHGDGSRLIFGSTHSADTDPEAPCNTADALFFDTESGGKDTGAIAGKQVQLMVYEEPPVSAAALDALPAQPDPPTWTDLTPGEPTAGMIPGSAIANAPIVEDGTYSFDINPGENQVIGVPVGWGQHLQAQFDARLTDEIRKEWGVGAGIELDVIGPLGGQATIDVRTDAPESWCRPGLLQNCPDAWRTGTLSNVVAYRNRFDYADAAASTGLPGVHYVRVQYQLDENFNVPYTLTIKTVGEDGEGEPDYEKVSGLTAPTADLNLNAADGAEAAEGSGGSDGSDEGEAGSASGADASAKSEHGSDTLKLVAGIGGTGLGIAALAAAAVLLIRRRRA, encoded by the coding sequence ATGCGGAACAGACTTGCGATCACCAGCGGCCTCGCCGGCGCCCTCGTCCTGGCCGTGGTCGGCACCGGGACCGCCCCCGCCGCCGCCGAGGAACAGCAGCAGGGGACGTACGGACGGATGATGCTCGTGCTCGACTCCTCCGGCTCGATGAAGGAGCCGGCCGGCGGCGGCACCACCAAGATCCAGGCTGCCAAGCAGGCGCTCGACACCGTCATCGACGACCTTCCCGAGAGCGCCGACGTGGGCATGCGGGTGTTCGGCGCGAAGGTGTTCGGGCGCAAGCAGAAGGGCGCGTGCCAGGACACCCAGCTGGTCGTCGAGCCCGGCACCGGCAACCGCGACGACCTGAGGTCCGCGGTGAGCGGTTACAAGCCCTACGGCGAGACCCCGATCCCGATCGCCCTCGAGCGCGCCGCCGAGGACATCGGGGCGGAGGGCAAGCGGTCGATCGTCCTCGTCTCCGACGGCGAGTCGACCTGCGGCGACCCCTGCCCGGCTGCGCAGGCTCTCGCCGACAAGGGCATCGACCTGCAGATCGACGTCGTCGGGCTCTCTGTGTCGGGCAAGGCCCGCAAGCAGCTCGAGTGCATCGCCGAGAAGGGCAACGGCACCTACTACGACGCTGATGACGCCGAGGGCATCGGCGAGTCGATCTCGGGCGCCTCGCAGCGCGCGCTGCGGCCGTTCGAGTTCACCGGCACCCCGGTGAAGGGCACCCCCGATGCCGCTGACGCGCCCACCGTGAAGACGGGGCAGTACCTGGACACGATCCAGACCCGTGGCGCGCGCTACTACCGCTTCGAACGCACCGCGCCGGGCACCACGGTGCACTTCGGCCTGATCTTCGAGGGCGAGTCCGAGGATCTGGTCAGCAACCTGAACGCGCAGATGAGCGTCGAGAACGAGAGCGGCGATCTCACCCAGTGCCGGCGGGCGGTCGTGCAGAGCACGACGCACGGTGACGGCAGCCGCCTCATCTTCGGTTCCACGCACAGCGCGGACACCGATCCGGAGGCACCGTGCAACACCGCCGACGCGCTGTTCTTCGACACCGAGTCAGGCGGTAAGGACACCGGCGCCATCGCCGGCAAGCAGGTCCAGCTGATGGTCTACGAGGAGCCGCCGGTCAGCGCAGCCGCCCTCGATGCCCTGCCTGCCCAGCCCGACCCGCCGACGTGGACCGACCTGACGCCGGGCGAGCCGACCGCCGGCATGATCCCGGGCAGCGCGATCGCGAACGCGCCGATCGTCGAGGACGGCACGTACTCCTTCGACATCAACCCGGGCGAGAACCAGGTCATCGGCGTCCCCGTTGGGTGGGGCCAGCACCTGCAGGCCCAGTTCGACGCCAGGCTGACCGACGAGATCCGCAAGGAGTGGGGAGTCGGAGCGGGCATCGAGCTCGATGTCATCGGACCGCTCGGCGGCCAGGCCACGATCGACGTCCGCACCGACGCGCCGGAGAGCTGGTGCCGCCCCGGCCTGCTCCAGAACTGCCCGGACGCATGGCGAACCGGCACCCTCTCCAACGTCGTCGCCTACCGCAACCGATTCGACTACGCCGACGCGGCGGCCTCGACCGGACTGCCGGGCGTCCACTACGTCCGGGTGCAGTACCAGCTCGACGAGAACTTCAACGTGCCCTACACCCTCACCATCAAGACCGTCGGCGAGGACGGCGAGGGTGAACCCGACTACGAGAAGGTCTCCGGGCTGACCGCGCCCACCGCCGATCTCAACCTGAACGCCGCCGACGGCGCCGAGGCCGCAGAGGGATCGGGCGGTTCTGACGGCTCGGACGAGGGCGAGGCGGGCTCCGCCTCCGGGGCCGACGCGAGCGCGAAGAGCGAGCATGGATCCGACACGCTCAAGCTGGTCGCCGGCATCGGCGGCACCGGCCTCGGGATCGCCGCGCTCGCCGCGGCGGCCGTGCTGCTGATCCGGAGGCGCCGCGCCTAG
- a CDS encoding serine/threonine-protein kinase, with product MGEVFAGRYELLEPIAEGGMGAVWQVHDRREGDIKAAKLLRQRDASSLLRFIREQATRIHHPHVVTPLGWAGEDDNVLFTMPLLRGGSVAMLVGDYGALSEQWVVPILDQTLSGLEAVHAAGVVHRDVKPGNLLLEVTGSGVPHMRLSDFGVAVPTDQPRLTEANVMIGTPGYMAPDQGFDPDPRDDLYATAVTGLQMLTGTRPPHDAAYVPRTPLGQLLLRAVGEDRAARPQSAGEFRQLLAQAVPARPWEPGEAEVLDQYAAGCTSPLPPPPPPTPRDTREKTAMRRTEQHDDRPVWPIVVLVLAGILLLSGGVLLLT from the coding sequence ATGGGCGAGGTCTTCGCGGGCCGCTACGAGCTGCTGGAGCCGATCGCGGAAGGTGGGATGGGCGCGGTCTGGCAGGTCCACGACCGCCGCGAGGGCGACATCAAGGCGGCCAAGCTGCTGCGCCAGCGCGATGCCTCCTCCCTGCTCCGGTTCATCCGCGAGCAGGCCACCCGGATCCACCACCCGCACGTCGTGACCCCGCTCGGCTGGGCCGGCGAGGACGACAACGTGCTGTTCACGATGCCGCTGCTGCGTGGCGGCTCGGTCGCCATGCTTGTGGGCGACTACGGCGCGCTCTCCGAGCAGTGGGTGGTCCCGATCCTCGACCAGACCCTGTCCGGTCTCGAAGCGGTGCATGCCGCCGGTGTGGTGCACCGCGACGTGAAACCGGGCAACCTCCTGCTGGAGGTGACCGGCTCCGGTGTCCCGCACATGCGCCTCTCCGACTTCGGGGTGGCCGTCCCCACTGACCAGCCGCGGCTCACCGAGGCCAACGTGATGATCGGTACGCCGGGCTACATGGCGCCCGACCAGGGCTTCGACCCCGACCCCCGCGACGACCTCTACGCCACTGCCGTCACCGGCCTGCAGATGCTCACCGGGACGAGGCCGCCGCACGACGCGGCGTACGTGCCACGGACTCCGCTGGGGCAGCTGCTGCTGCGCGCGGTCGGCGAGGATCGCGCCGCCCGGCCGCAGTCGGCCGGCGAGTTCCGCCAGCTGCTCGCTCAGGCCGTGCCGGCGCGACCCTGGGAGCCGGGCGAGGCGGAGGTCCTGGACCAGTACGCCGCCGGGTGCACGTCGCCGCTGCCGCCACCTCCGCCACCGACGCCTCGGGACACCCGGGAGAAGACCGCGATGCGGCGTACGGAACAGCACGACGACCGGCCGGTGTGGCCGATCGTCGTGCTGGTGCTCGCCGGGATCCTGCTGCTGTCGGGCGGCGTCCTCCTGCTGACCTAG
- the dcd gene encoding dCTP deaminase, translated as MLLSDKDILTEIQDGRIVIDPWDESMLQPSSIDVRLDRFFRVFDNHKYATIDPAVDQSELTRRIETEGDEPFILHPGEFVLGSTYETVSLPDDIAARVEGKSSLGRLGLLTHATAGFVDPGFSGHVTLELANVATLPIKLYPGMKIGQYCFFKLTSPAQNPYGSEKYGSRYQGQRGPTASRSFQSFHRTKI; from the coding sequence GTGCTGCTGAGCGACAAGGACATCCTGACCGAGATCCAAGACGGAAGGATCGTCATCGACCCCTGGGACGAGTCGATGCTGCAGCCGTCGTCCATCGACGTACGTCTGGACCGGTTCTTCCGGGTCTTCGACAACCACAAGTACGCCACGATCGACCCGGCCGTGGACCAGTCCGAGCTCACCCGGCGGATCGAGACCGAGGGCGACGAGCCGTTCATCCTGCACCCGGGCGAGTTCGTGCTCGGATCGACCTACGAGACCGTCAGCCTGCCCGACGACATCGCCGCGCGCGTCGAGGGGAAGTCGTCGCTGGGGCGCCTCGGGCTGCTCACCCACGCCACCGCCGGGTTCGTGGACCCGGGCTTCTCGGGCCATGTGACCCTCGAGCTGGCCAACGTCGCGACGCTGCCGATCAAGCTCTACCCGGGCATGAAGATCGGGCAGTACTGCTTCTTCAAGCTCACCTCGCCCGCGCAGAACCCCTACGGCTCGGAGAAGTACGGGAGCCGTTACCAGGGCCAGCGCGGCCCGACCGCCTCGCGCAGCTTCCAGAGCTTCCACCGCACCAAGATCTGA
- a CDS encoding SGNH/GDSL hydrolase family protein has protein sequence MALDALIPGGYRRYVALGDSFTEGVGDTDPRRPNGVRGWADRVAEVMGERTPEFTYANLAVRGRGIDRIVKEQVAPAIALEPDVVTIYGGSVDLMWPHVDIDALLTTYESAVEQLVDSGAKVLVFTAYGARATTVGRLLRGRFAVYNEAVREIAHRRGATLVDFWRMTEYDDAGYWDGHGFLGAPGHQLMAIKVLDTLGVRHHLSTPKPLVVLEEPSAGGPIRRVRRLATRALPWAVRRMVRGPAGDGLSARHPRLTRLS, from the coding sequence ATGGCACTGGATGCGCTGATCCCCGGCGGCTACCGCCGGTACGTCGCGCTGGGCGACTCCTTCACCGAGGGAGTCGGCGACACCGACCCGCGCCGCCCGAACGGCGTGCGCGGCTGGGCCGACCGGGTCGCCGAGGTCATGGGCGAGCGGACCCCTGAGTTCACCTACGCAAACCTCGCCGTCCGGGGCCGCGGGATCGACCGGATCGTCAAGGAGCAGGTCGCGCCGGCGATCGCGCTCGAGCCGGACGTGGTGACGATCTACGGCGGGTCGGTCGACCTGATGTGGCCACACGTCGACATCGACGCCCTGCTCACGACGTACGAGTCGGCGGTCGAGCAGCTTGTCGACAGCGGCGCGAAGGTGCTGGTCTTCACCGCGTACGGCGCTCGGGCGACGACCGTCGGGCGGCTACTGCGGGGGCGCTTCGCGGTCTACAACGAGGCCGTCCGCGAGATCGCGCACCGGCGCGGGGCCACGCTGGTCGACTTCTGGCGGATGACCGAGTACGACGACGCTGGCTACTGGGACGGCCACGGCTTCCTCGGCGCTCCGGGCCACCAGCTGATGGCGATCAAGGTCCTCGACACCCTCGGCGTACGCCATCACCTGTCCACTCCGAAGCCGCTGGTCGTCCTCGAAGAGCCGAGCGCCGGCGGCCCGATCCGCAGGGTCCGGCGGCTGGCGACGCGGGCCCTCCCTTGGGCCGTACGCCGCATGGTGCGTGGCCCAGCGGGCGACGGGCTGTCGGCGCGCCATCCCCGGCTGACACGACTTTCCTGA
- a CDS encoding class-II fumarase/aspartase family protein, with protein MPPGSTSRFTDGRVPDHGIGDLFTYEARLQARLDVEAALAGAEAAVKVIPAEAGEAIAEAADLDKLDMDRIEKATAEHSHPLTPLVEELCRVVGAKHGGWVHWGATTQNITQTADLILLRQAHDKILDLLGDLLRSLSKVAEAGAEVPMPGRTHSQHAVPITFGFKVAIWIDEIAAHVDRLRSVEDRVFRLLMGGAAGTMASFGSHARAIETETASRLDMGSMPVPSRAINDGMVEWVSILGLLGGTAGKIGKDVYSMMQPEFGEAFEPIPEGTIGSSTMPHKRNPQLTLDVITAATQLRGLVAPAMESMLHDHEANGAMTGILEDAVAQASRLAGDVLARLVVIFTGLTFDEDRMRANLALSGGLIGSESLMLELGERIGRQVAHDVVFELAQRSAVDDIDFASLLAASPEVSAHFSRDEIDGLLDPARHLGESANIARAMAEHARRVADTIQIPSA; from the coding sequence ATGCCCCCGGGCTCGACCAGCCGATTCACCGATGGACGAGTCCCCGACCACGGCATCGGAGACCTGTTCACCTACGAGGCGCGCCTGCAGGCACGACTCGACGTCGAGGCGGCGCTGGCCGGGGCCGAGGCGGCCGTCAAGGTGATCCCGGCCGAGGCCGGCGAGGCGATCGCCGAGGCCGCCGACCTGGACAAGCTCGACATGGACCGCATCGAGAAGGCCACCGCCGAGCACAGTCATCCGCTGACACCGCTGGTCGAAGAGCTGTGCCGGGTCGTCGGCGCGAAGCACGGCGGCTGGGTCCACTGGGGCGCCACCACGCAGAACATCACCCAGACCGCCGACCTGATCCTGCTGCGCCAGGCGCACGACAAGATCCTCGACCTGCTCGGCGACCTGCTCCGCTCGCTCTCGAAGGTCGCCGAGGCCGGCGCCGAGGTGCCGATGCCGGGGCGTACGCACTCCCAGCACGCCGTCCCGATCACCTTCGGCTTCAAGGTCGCCATCTGGATCGACGAGATCGCCGCCCACGTCGACCGGCTCCGCTCGGTGGAGGACCGCGTCTTCCGGCTGCTCATGGGCGGCGCGGCCGGCACCATGGCCTCCTTCGGCTCCCATGCCCGCGCGATCGAGACCGAGACGGCCTCGCGGCTCGACATGGGCTCGATGCCTGTTCCGTCGCGCGCGATCAACGACGGCATGGTCGAGTGGGTCTCGATCCTCGGTCTGCTCGGTGGCACCGCCGGCAAGATCGGCAAGGACGTCTACTCGATGATGCAGCCCGAGTTCGGCGAGGCCTTCGAGCCGATCCCCGAGGGCACCATCGGCTCCTCGACGATGCCCCACAAGCGCAACCCTCAACTCACCCTCGACGTCATCACCGCCGCCACCCAGCTGCGCGGCCTCGTCGCCCCGGCGATGGAGTCGATGCTCCACGACCACGAGGCCAACGGCGCCATGACCGGCATCCTCGAGGACGCGGTCGCGCAGGCGTCCCGCCTGGCCGGAGACGTGCTCGCCAGGCTCGTGGTCATCTTCACCGGCCTGACCTTCGACGAGGACCGGATGCGCGCCAACCTCGCTCTGTCCGGCGGCCTCATCGGCTCAGAGTCGCTGATGCTCGAGCTCGGCGAGCGCATCGGTCGCCAGGTCGCCCACGACGTCGTCTTCGAGCTGGCCCAGCGTTCCGCGGTGGACGACATCGACTTCGCCTCGCTGCTCGCCGCCTCCCCCGAGGTCTCGGCCCACTTCAGCCGCGACGAGATCGACGGACTGCTCGACCCCGCCCGCCACCTCGGCGAGTCCGCCAACATCGCCCGCGCAATGGCCGAGCACGCCCGCCGGGTGGCGGACACCATCCAGATCCCCTCCGCCTGA
- a CDS encoding TIGR02453 family protein, whose protein sequence is MVFEGFPVAALDFYDDLEVDNTKSFWEAHKHIYKESVHAPMKALTDELAEEFGTAKIFRPYRDVRFSKDKLPYKTHQGAFVAVAPQTGYYVEVSPRGIRTGGGCYWFEPPRLAAFRDAIVHDHYGLDLEKRLAVAEKKGYEVTGDRLKTAPRGFDKEHPKIELLRYKSMHLGRTIGFEPIIHTHDLVDEVKKDWRAVRPLVEWIAEHAIA, encoded by the coding sequence GTGGTATTTGAAGGTTTCCCCGTCGCTGCGCTCGACTTCTACGACGACCTCGAGGTCGACAACACCAAGTCGTTCTGGGAGGCCCACAAGCACATCTACAAGGAGTCGGTGCACGCGCCGATGAAGGCGCTCACCGACGAGCTGGCCGAGGAGTTCGGCACCGCCAAGATCTTCCGGCCCTACCGCGACGTACGTTTCTCGAAGGACAAGCTCCCCTACAAGACCCACCAGGGCGCCTTCGTGGCTGTGGCCCCGCAGACGGGCTACTACGTGGAGGTCTCGCCTCGCGGCATCCGCACCGGCGGCGGCTGCTACTGGTTCGAGCCGCCCCGGCTGGCGGCCTTCCGCGACGCGATCGTCCACGACCACTACGGCCTTGATCTGGAGAAGCGCCTCGCGGTCGCGGAGAAGAAGGGGTACGAGGTCACCGGCGACCGCCTCAAGACCGCACCCCGTGGCTTCGACAAGGAGCACCCCAAGATCGAGCTCCTCCGCTACAAGTCGATGCACCTCGGTCGCACCATCGGCTTCGAGCCGATCATCCACACTCACGACCTCGTCGACGAGGTGAAGAAGGACTGGCGGGCCGTACGTCCGCTGGTCGAGTGGATCGCCGAGCACGCGATCGCCTGA